Proteins from a single region of Candidatus Omnitrophota bacterium:
- a CDS encoding glycosyltransferase family 1 protein — MVKMINKGKKPKPRVLVCCGDMVFKGGLERMTFEVMRALKEKGAIIHCIVNSWENHVIIESINELGLPYSLGYNKAELTRRPRNILIAMHMFFDVIINSILLLLVSLKFRPTHILIPEYISLLRNMPGIIILRIFKARIVVRIANPPVYGGSKFYTKLWQFMVNPFVDRYLSNSEYTKNAVLKMGIKEDKVKRIYNCVPKRKSIVLTPAKKDFNKIIFVGQIIPEKGLDLLFDAVILLKEQGLNVTLDIIGQMEGWVSPSYVGYREDLLKRAAEPYLKDIVRFLGWQEDVQSFLMQSAIHCCPSRYEQHEGFGIVCIEAKNAGIPSVVTPSGALPELISHKQDGWLCIDFSASEIANGLKYFLEDKERLIEAGRQAKLSLSRFSYEKFAEEHQREFELEDK, encoded by the coding sequence ATGGTAAAAATGATAAATAAGGGGAAAAAACCGAAACCAAGAGTATTAGTTTGTTGCGGGGATATGGTTTTTAAAGGCGGATTAGAAAGGATGACGTTTGAAGTTATGAGAGCCCTGAAAGAAAAAGGCGCCATAATCCATTGTATTGTGAATTCATGGGAGAACCATGTAATTATTGAGTCCATAAATGAGCTCGGCTTACCATATTCTTTAGGATATAATAAAGCAGAACTTACGCGCCGGCCTAGAAATATATTGATTGCCATGCATATGTTTTTTGATGTTATCATAAATAGCATCTTGCTGTTACTTGTCAGCCTTAAGTTCAGGCCGACGCATATTTTAATCCCGGAATATATTAGCTTACTAAGGAATATGCCAGGGATAATTATATTGCGTATTTTTAAAGCCAGGATTGTAGTGAGAATAGCCAATCCGCCTGTTTATGGCGGAAGTAAATTTTATACTAAGTTATGGCAATTCATGGTAAATCCTTTTGTTGATCGCTATCTTAGTAATTCAGAGTATACAAAAAATGCAGTATTAAAAATGGGGATTAAAGAAGATAAGGTTAAGAGGATTTATAATTGTGTGCCGAAGAGGAAGAGCATTGTTTTAACTCCGGCAAAGAAAGATTTCAATAAGATAATATTTGTCGGCCAGATCATACCTGAAAAAGGCTTGGACCTTTTGTTTGATGCCGTAATTTTATTAAAAGAACAGGGTTTGAATGTTACTCTTGATATTATCGGCCAGATGGAAGGATGGGTTTCTCCTTCCTATGTCGGATATAGGGAGGATTTATTGAAACGGGCAGCCGAGCCGTATTTGAAGGATATTGTCAGATTCTTAGGGTGGCAAGAAGACGTCCAGTCTTTTCTTATGCAGTCTGCAATACATTGTTGCCCATCCCGATACGAACAACACGAAGGTTTTGGCATTGTTTGTATTGAAGCTAAAAACGCGGGTATCCCTTCTGTGGTAACTCCTTCCGGAGCGCTGCCGGAACTCATTTCACACAAACAGGATGGCTGGCTTTGTATTGATTTCTCTGCCTCGGAGATAGCAAATGGATTAAAATATTTTTTAGAAGACAAAGAACGTTTGATAGAGGCCGGGCGCCAGGCAAAACTTTCTCTTTCAAGATTCAGTTACGAGAAATTTGCAGAAGAGCACCAGAGAGAATTTGAGCTGGAGGATAAATAA
- a CDS encoding glycosyltransferase, producing the protein MVGYKVGIILSHPIQYYSPWFRYLSKQLDIEVFYAHNQSSIDNASSGFKTEFQWDIDLFDGYKYRWLNNIARKPGINSFFGCDTPEIDEIIKRSKFDAFLVCGWNYKAYIQAIIASKKNNVPVIIRGDSNLISGRSHIINIARFIPYRILLPLIDAYLYVGKLNKEYLLYYGVDQKKIFFSPHFIDNELFTRSAQEAIDSGRAADLRGELGISNDSFVFLFAGKLLERKRPQDFIMAFMELINKRDDNKIHAIIAGDGPLRRELELLSKRHSSCIHFLGFCNQSKMPAIYKSSNILVLPSIFGETWGLVVNEAFACGIPAIVSDRCGCAPDLIDEGVTGFTFKAGDRDSLCEIMSLARDCYHARNFVEPLGAKLKNYSLEKASIGFLEALGATHNKG; encoded by the coding sequence ATAGTGGGATATAAAGTAGGCATAATTTTAAGCCATCCGATCCAATATTACAGCCCATGGTTTAGGTATCTTTCTAAACAGTTGGATATAGAAGTTTTTTATGCCCATAATCAGAGCAGCATTGATAACGCTTCTTCAGGATTCAAGACTGAATTCCAATGGGATATTGATTTATTTGATGGTTATAAATATCGTTGGCTTAATAATATTGCCCGCAAGCCAGGTATCAATAGTTTTTTTGGCTGTGATACACCGGAAATAGATGAAATAATTAAAAGAAGCAAATTCGATGCATTCCTGGTTTGCGGTTGGAATTATAAAGCTTATATACAGGCGATAATTGCTTCTAAGAAGAATAATGTGCCGGTAATCATCAGAGGTGATTCAAACCTGATATCTGGCCGGTCACACATTATCAATATAGCGAGATTTATTCCTTACAGGATACTTTTACCGCTCATAGATGCCTATCTTTACGTAGGTAAGTTGAATAAAGAATACCTGTTGTATTACGGCGTAGATCAGAAGAAGATATTTTTCTCTCCCCATTTTATAGATAATGAATTATTTACAAGATCAGCGCAAGAGGCAATTGACTCCGGCAGGGCCGCAGATTTAAGAGGGGAGTTAGGAATAAGTAACGATTCGTTTGTGTTTTTATTCGCAGGAAAATTACTTGAGCGCAAAAGGCCACAGGATTTTATCATGGCTTTTATGGAATTGATTAATAAGAGAGATGATAACAAGATTCATGCGATAATAGCGGGTGATGGGCCGTTAAGGAGAGAGTTAGAGCTTTTGTCAAAGCGCCATTCCTCCTGTATCCACTTTTTGGGATTTTGCAACCAGAGTAAAATGCCGGCAATATATAAAAGCTCGAATATATTGGTTCTGCCGTCAATATTTGGCGAAACGTGGGGGTTGGTTGTGAACGAAGCTTTCGCCTGCGGTATACCTGCGATAGTAAGCGATAGGTGCGGGTGTGCACCTGACCTTATTGATGAAGGAGTTACCGGTTTTACCTTTAAGGCAGGAGACAGGGACTCTTTATGTGAAATAATGAGTTTGGCCAGAGATTGTTATCATGCGAGGAATTTCGTAGAGCCTTTAGGCGCCAAACTAAAAAATTATTCGTTAGAAAAAGCAAGTATCGGCTTTTTGGAAGCTTTGGGCGCAACCCATAACAAAGGATAG
- a CDS encoding glycosyltransferase yields MKILCISPYYFPALNFGGPINSLHGLNAAMVKKGIDITVYTTNVGLSNIPKGYVSDAVIDGVKVRYFNFKRALEFVGSRGWQYSPELKKELLKNINGFDIVYIIALWSYPSSIAAYYCRRLKKPYIISPRGMLYSEALRIQSIKKRLYYWLMKDNIHGASAIHYTSEHERDSCHDRLNFRNKAIVVPNGIDIKGAEIKQALDNDNFIPDIKNKRPILFMARINKVKGLDMLIKAFALVLRDVGNAHLVIAGSAEGKYFNSVKKLVTKLNLNGKVTYLDFLKEESKKAAYLSSEVFVLPSRFESFGMSAVEAMALGVPVVLTDKVGISSEAQKYGAAVVVPATESELYKGIKSLLENREFAAEVGANAKRFVAARYSIDNVAQKMIEEFDSVLGKTDCKIC; encoded by the coding sequence ATGAAGATACTGTGTATAAGTCCGTATTATTTTCCGGCCCTAAATTTCGGCGGACCAATAAATTCTCTGCATGGCCTTAATGCCGCGATGGTTAAGAAAGGCATAGATATTACTGTTTACACGACTAATGTAGGATTAAGCAACATACCCAAAGGATATGTAAGCGATGCAGTTATTGACGGAGTCAAGGTAAGGTATTTTAATTTCAAGCGTGCTTTAGAATTTGTCGGCAGCAGGGGCTGGCAGTACTCCCCAGAATTAAAAAAGGAATTATTGAAGAATATAAATGGATTCGATATCGTTTATATTATAGCATTATGGTCTTATCCTTCGAGTATCGCTGCATATTATTGCCGCAGGTTAAAGAAGCCGTATATTATTTCTCCGCGCGGCATGCTTTATTCTGAGGCATTGAGGATACAATCTATTAAAAAGAGACTATATTATTGGCTTATGAAGGATAATATACATGGCGCCAGCGCAATCCATTATACAAGCGAACATGAAAGAGATAGTTGTCATGATAGATTGAATTTTAGAAATAAAGCCATAGTGGTTCCTAACGGTATTGATATAAAAGGAGCCGAAATAAAGCAGGCCTTAGATAACGATAATTTCATACCGGACATTAAAAATAAGCGGCCTATACTTTTTATGGCCCGGATCAACAAAGTTAAGGGCCTTGATATGCTGATAAAAGCCTTTGCGTTGGTTTTAAGGGACGTGGGCAATGCCCATCTGGTTATTGCCGGAAGTGCAGAAGGAAAGTATTTTAATTCGGTAAAGAAGTTGGTAACAAAGCTTAATTTGAATGGTAAAGTAACTTATTTAGATTTTTTGAAAGAGGAATCCAAGAAGGCAGCTTATCTTTCAAGTGAAGTATTCGTCCTGCCATCCCGGTTTGAAAGTTTTGGCATGAGCGCGGTTGAAGCAATGGCTTTAGGTGTCCCGGTAGTATTGACAGATAAAGTCGGCATAAGCAGCGAAGCTCAAAAATATGGGGCAGCAGTTGTTGTCCCTGCTACAGAAAGTGAGCTTTATAAGGGGATTAAGTCTCTGTTGGAAAATAGAGAATTTGCAGCTGAGGTTGGCGCTAATGCTAAAAGGTTTGTAGCAGCAAGATATAGTATCGATAATGTTGCCCAAAAGATGATAGAAGAATTTGATTCGGTATTGGGTAAAACTGATTGTAAAATATGTTAA